The sequence below is a genomic window from Wyeomyia smithii strain HCP4-BCI-WySm-NY-G18 chromosome 1, ASM2978416v1, whole genome shotgun sequence.
GTTGATTCGTGAAAAGACATATTATCACTATGGATAGCCTTGAACTTGTTGGACGATGTACCTGGTTGACATTGATTATTGACAACTGGAAGCTGCTCTTGATCCATCGGTGTATAGGCGGCCTGCAGGGAGCCTGCTGAAAAGCCTGTTTGAAGTTTATTGTTATTCATGTCCAGCGGAGAAAGAGGACTACGAAGATAAACGTCGCTTATAGGTGGATGGAACACAGACTGTGCAGATGCGCTTCTACTCGTTGTAGCTAGATTTAACGGAACACAGGCATTACCTCTGACAGGTTCAGTTTTCTCGCTGCGATTAACGGGAGCTAAATTCAAAGGGATATCAATCATACAGGGCTCATTGCTCCTGTACGATAGATTGCCACTTGGTGGCGATTCTTCCATATAAGACGAAGATAAATCTAGCGCTGATAATGTTGCCGGATTCCTCGATTCCCTTATTGGTGTTGAAGCGACTATATTGGCGAAAGAAAGGTATGCTCGACCACTTGTGTTCCAGGAACAACTTTCTGACATTGAGAAGCCAGTGGGCACTTCCTCATAGTTCACTACAGTCGGAGTTTCACAAATAATCCCTATTTCAGCATTTCTGTTCTCATTTCTGATGAGTTCTGCTGCCTCTAGAATACAAAAATATTTATCTTAATTCAAACATAACCTCAGCTTATATTCACCTAACAACATATGCAGTCCTACATTACATTCGTCATTGTACTCCATTGTCaaaaaagcgaaaatcttcTTAAATGCTACGAATGCTCGCTCTACTAGCACTAGCCAACAGCTATTGTGaaatataaaaacaaattataaatttttgcaAGCAAACTTCCTATTAATTCAGCTGTGAACGAGGGTGTAATCAAAACAAcaagtgatttacaaaaaagggTCTAACTGTTTAACAATCCAATTTTCAGTTATACTCTTTTGAACAGAAAAGGTCAAACTGAAATGATCAGTGCTGCTAGTTAGACCCATTTTTAATATTTGTCTGGACAAATTTTCTTagtgtttataacttttttttgtaaatagtaTGTGAAGCTACATGAGTTTACaaacaaaatacataaaaaaaaagtttgtttacatttttgacatgttgctctagaTTTTTAGCAATGATTCGGcatttttaatgtagaaatttagTAACACATTCATAGAAATGAAGATGGTGTTTGCTGTAACAATTACCAAATTGATTTTAGTttcaaataaatggttttgCAAAACAGAGCACATGCTGTCCTCGCTTGGTTTTGGTATCACGgagtagtttttaaatagtttatttgacacggcacgatacaatttatgtttaactgagccaagtacattttttttaaattctaaattagcagggaaaagagggaggccttttctttattctcgcggccgactacgagctagtggggatttaaggtgagaggaggggagttacaattttgattttaactatattgagttatacgatttatttatttgtacatggctaagcagtgctgttctatttgagcagtttggactgaggtgtctgcgtgaacataaagatgccgagtcttcgtttgagtgtctccagcttagtgtatcatcttctttcagcgtgtagcgggaatggtaatctaacaaatagatagaagagtttcatattttaataccagcgtgttttatgaacacgtatagctgtgtcatgtactggagatcaccgcttcccagaatgtctctaacgggtacgttcggttgttttcctcgggcccgaagggaatctataagctcagacctaacaccacagtattcggtacacgaccaaacaacatgctcgatgtcatggtagccatcgccacaaacgcagtgattactgtctacaagccctatacgaaagagatgcgtgcttaacgtatagtgattggacataagtctggacatcacgcgaatgaagtcccgacctacatccaaccccttgaaccatgctttcgtcgataccttaggaaaaatggaatgtagccaccgtcccagttcatctgagttccatgatgattgccaactgttgagtgttctctgacgcaaaatgctataaaattcatcataagcaattggtctttcataaatatcgccgtcaatagcacccaccttagctaaagagtcagccttttcgttacccggaatcgagcaatgagaagggacccacgctaaggtaacccggtaatttttatctgttaaagcacttaaaaaccgccgtattttccccaggaaatacgaggtgtgcttcacaggcttcattgatcgcagagcctcaatggcactgagactatctgtgaaaatgaagtagtggtctatgggtagggtttcgatgattccaagagagtactgaatagcagcaagttctgcgacgtacacggaagcaggagcatcgagtttgtaggaggcggtaaaattttcgtggaaaacaccgaagccagtggactcatctagattagatccgtcagtgtaaaaccttttatcataactaacatgtttaaacttattggaaaaaatcttagggatctcttggggtcgcaattgatccgggataccagaaatgtcttgtttcatggtggtgtcgaagaatatagcattattagaagtagctaaaagtgcgacattggaggaatcgtatgaaaaaggattaatatcttgagccatatagtcaaaatataaagtcataaatctggattgagattgaaggtcgaccaacctctcgaaattttcaattactaatgggttcataactgtgcatcgaattagcaaccggtaaaagagattccaaaaacgatgtttcaacggaagaatacccgctaacacttcaagactcatcgtatgggtcgactgcatgcaacccaaggcaatacgcaaacaacgatattgtattctctctaattttataatgtgcgtgttcgcggcggagcgaaagcagaaacagccgtactcaagaactgacaacatcgttgtttggtataaccttagaaggtctcctgggtgagcaccccaccaagttccggtaatcgtacgaagaaaattaatcctctgttggcatttttgtgtcagatacctaatatgacaagcccaggtgcatttagagtcgaaccagaccccgagatatttagcgactaaaacctgagagatcgttttacccgttagtacgagctgcagctgagctgggttatgcttcctagaaaaaacgaccagctcagttttctccggagagaattcgatacccagcttaagagcccattcagacaaattgtctaaggtatcttgcaatggtccttgcagatcgctagccttgctaccagtaatggatacaacgctatcgtctgcaagttgccttagcgtgcatgaatttgcaagacattcatcgatgtcattgacgtaaaaattatataagagaggacttaaacatgagccctgggggaggcccatgtaactaattcgggaagttgtcgaatcgccatgtgagaaatacatatgcttttctgacaacaaattgagcaaaaagttattcaaatttggtgaaagtccctgcgaatgaagtttcgcgcttaaaacttctacagagacagagtcaaaagcccccttaatatccatgaacgcagaagccatttgctcttttcgagcaaaggctagttgaatttcagtagaaagcaacgctaggcaatcgttcgtccctttgccccggcgaaagccaaattgagtatctgaaagtaacccgtttgtttcgacccatttgtctaaccgtaagaggatcattttctccattaatttccggaggcaagagagcatcgcaatcggcctatatgaattgtgatcagaggcaggtttcccgggtttccgaatagcaatgacttttacctccctccagtcatgcggaacaatatttagctcaagaaacttgttgaacaaattcaacaagcgtctttttgcagagtcgggtagattcttcaacaggttgaattttattctatctaaccctggagccttattgttgcacgacaggagagccattgaaaattccaacaccgaaaatggaggctcttccgtagttactaataacgcgtcgcgaaaggttttctgttccggtacagagtctggacagacctttttggcaaaatcgagtatccagcgatctgaatactcctcgctttcattcgaaacgtcacggttccgcatgcgcctggtggTATCCCAacgagtgctcatcgctgtttccctggacaagtcgtttacgaaccgccgccagtacccgcgttttttcgcctttactaagctcttcatctgcctgcccagtgcctcgtactttcgaagcaggttgacagtgccgtactcccggtagtccttatacgccgcggatcttcgcgcgtacagctcagagcactctttgtcccaccatttgttgggagggcgctgtctaatcgttaccccgggtatcggtttcgtctgagcttgagtcgcggcgtcgattatcaagccagctaagaacgcgtattcttcctccggagaaagttcctcgtgagtctcgatagattgcgctataatagactcataacacttccaatcaatattacgtgtaaggtcgtaggaaatattgattgggttcgggggagttgaaccattagcaattgatataacgattggaagatgatcactaccgtggggatcgttgattactttccaccggcaatctaacgctagtgatgtcgagcaaagggataggtcaagcacgctttcacgtgctggaggattaggtacacgtgtcgcttccccagtattcaaaactgtcatattgaagtcgtcgatcaagttacagattaaagaagatcggttgtcgtcgtacagcgacccccatagcgaacagtgagaattaaaatctcccaatatcaaaaaaggcgcgggaagcaactctgctatatcagtgagatgcttctgttcaatccgcgcggatggaggcatatataacgaaacaaggcataggtcttttccattcatattcgtttgaatggcaacgacttcaatattcgagatcgaggggaggtcgattcatCACGGAGTAAACCGTACCTAAATTTGCACATACTTTGTTATTCGAGTTCATTGATGATGTGCatatgaccaaccagccccgctattttgtgaccaactagcccctcatgcattaaatatgaaaattacttaaaatatatgaaattaCAGTTTTGACGAAAGTTTGCTTCACACAGCTTAAAATTAACCAAAAGGGCTTTTGTTATGCGTTGAGCCGGATTTATTTCAATGTGGCTAGCTATGTTAAGACGAAAAGTTTCGACTAAgaaaccgagtagaattgataGCCAATTTGGCACCAAGCTGTATTTATCATACGTCTTAATAAAAACTGCACTTCATTTTGCTATTTAGTTTCTTTTGTTATTTGCTTTATATCATCCATATAACTCGATTTTTTCGGTGCGTAGATTTGAAAATGTCCacattgaccaacttaccccgtaaccaactagccccgctctaccctacttaCTCGTTTGTTCAAATTCGTATTTAGTCCAAGTTTCAGATAAAAATGCTGCTGAATAGTTATTTTCGAGTAATATTATTTGTAATTCATCCTTGTTTTTCAATAGGCTTTGTATATTCAGTTGTAATATGTTGAAACtatccattaaaaaaaaaagaattaaaaaataatatcatcTAATTTAAAGTGTTTTTTCAATACTCCCTTAATCAATTGCTTTTGCTTTCCAGTCCAAGATGAAATTTCGCTTTCCTGGATTATATCACTGTAGAAACCCATCAGTGCTCCTTGGGTATTACGGTTCGCTGTATCTGTAGCTGCCTTCACAGCTCCTGCCAATGGTGGTGTTCTATCGTTCTGCGTCGCTCACTTTGTGCGGGTTGAACCATCCATTTGCTTGCTCCGTGTTATCCATTTCCGCCTGATCCTGTTTACTCCTAGATTCATTGATTTTACTCCGTTTTTCAGTAATTAGCCCCAAATTTCGTCTACTGTAACTTTGTTCCGTTTGTACACGTCCATTGCCATTTCTCTCCCGGATTTCAATTTTACATTTCGGAATAGTACCTGTTACCTGGATCGGTTTCTTAATATGTTTATTTGCCGCCATAAAAGCGAAGCTTTCTGCTGGGGTGGGGTCTGTTGCACTCTCAGCTAGGGCTTCATACACGTTGCTGGTTAGAACAGGTGCGACAAGCTCTCGTGCTTCTACAAGTGTTAAGCTTCGTTTCGCGATTATTGTTTTAAtcgttttttgcttttgtcgttCCGGGCATGTTACATCAGTAGTTTTATGGTCCGAAGATTTGCAGTACAGGCACTTCACAGGATTTGTGCAGATTTCGTCCTTTTCGTCGTATATCTGCGAACATCTTGAGCACCGTTGTTTGCCTTTGCAGTTATCCGTTTCATGATTAAAACGATGACAATTTTCGCAAAACAAGACTTTTTGCAAGAAAGGCCGCACCTTGTTAGTGCAGCAGAACAATTTAACCATTTCTGGTAGCTGGTTAGCGCGAAATGTTACACTTACTCGAGTTGTGGGTTCCTTTATTCCGTTTCTGAATCGGTTAAAACGATAAACGTCTACAACCTGGCAGTCGCATTCAATTTCCGCTTTTATTTCACGAATATCAATATCCGTTGGAATCCCCGCGAGGACTCCAGTTACGCAACACAGATGTCGCGGTACATATACTTTGTATCCAAGCTTTTCCAGCTTTTTGTCCTCAACAAAAAGATTCGCTTTTGTATAGCTGTtcaaaaaaactattattttgtTCCGTCCAAGGTATTTCAGGTCGATAACGTGGTTCCAATACTTTTCCATTTTTCGAATCGCCGATCCGAGcgaaaatttattgattttcgtCTCGTTTAAGCATTCGACAATTACTCGATATGGTGCTTCATTTCGAATTGTATTTTGGCGCGTTTTCATTCGTAGTCTGAGCGTCCATTTTTCCAGGATCTGTCGGGCTCGGAAGCCCTTCAGCCCCATCCATTTTCCTTTGTACTCGCAGTTGCTGGTTTTAAAGGTTTCCTGTCCAAAAAAATTTCTCCTCGCACTTCTGTATGAATATTTGGTAGCCGCTTTCCACAATTCCAAATTTGTCTCTGAAAAAGTCGAAAGAAATCCTTAATATTTTTTCTCGTAAAGCACAGGTGAAAACTTGACCTTTCGCCTTGGCGGGAAAAAACCGAGTGTGAACCTTATTTATGGTCACAATTGTTAATCTTCTACTAGTGTGTTGTCGAAATTTTATCTAGATCAGATTGTCTGAGTGCGCATGATTGTCAGTTTCATGACGTCTatgaattttatgttgtttattattgtttttttactgtgttaaacacacctgcataaatagaacttaacccgtctgtatcacttttcttgttaactgtattgttgttttttgttatgtGGCATATTTCCCGAAAAGGTAGTGCTGTTGTGTTTCTGTGTTGGTCGAGTATTTCAACATTGTttagatcaaatgtgtgttgggTTGGGTTTGATTATCAGAATATAAATCAATTTGGATAAACCATTCATGAAATGATACCTGAACAACTGGAAACTACTGCaaaacaacatatttatactatttgaagaatagttttagtacaaaattttagattattagtttaccatatcgtgtataatatcgaaaaaaatatgttcgggaAAATCGATGTTTTTGACTGGTAACCATACCTAACGCCTAGTTTACTATAACCCTTTCCGATCGGGCCtatataattgcgtaggtagaaggtgacttaaacaaaaccttctctctcgctttttgaacgtcctattcgttgttttatttttcacaccgctagtgtcaacatcgcagctgctacgaaaaataaaaaaatggagcaagcaagtgtttttatataggacttgcttcgatttaggttttgttatcagtcattttttatctacacaattgtgtgggctcggtcggaaagggatataTTAGATGGTCAAAACTAAAGCTGATATGGTATGTAAATGGTTATGTGACTTTTTTTATAAATGGTTAAGATACTATACGGGAAACAAttcgtgtatggtatttgtttatGCGGGAAACTATCACACCGTTTCCTTGGTGATGGTTAGCACTTTCATGAAAAAGCGCTTCGCCAACGGATGAAGTGGCGTTCTGTCACCGGATCAATCATCATTATACAAGCTTACTGGATCATGTCTGGCACAACGTTGACTAATCTTCAAACATTCATGATTGCAGGTTCCCGGTCATGTCTTTTCTCACTCGGCACCAGTTTGCAGCTTTTATTTCGAATTACATAACAATTTTCATCACTAAATAGCACACTTTTTTCTCTGCAGATGAAACTTTACGGTCCAAAAACAGTGATGAACGGAAATGATCCACGCACAACAGCAAAGAAAATTATGATTGAAATTCTCTCAAAGTTCTTAAGCACTTTAGCACGATAAACCGGAAAATATTTGCGAATTTTTTAGTCGGacacaaaaaatcacaagcgaAATCGTTTTTTACATCCACTCGCGGTCTTACTGAATATAACATTGTAGCTCAATAGCTTAAGTCATTCAATTTAGTACAGTAACGACTGATAAAAGATATTATCACGAACAGTCACCATACTTCATTGAGTACAGTTAAAATCCCTACCGcttcagcaatggtttttgattatgcgggtaACATTTTACTGTCGTACAACGCACGAAACTTCTCGAGTAAGAAAATGGAAGCATTCTGTGTTGAGTATGGGGTCGATTTGAGGCACACTATTTAGTATTGGCCACAAAGTCGTGCGACAAACCCGGTCCATTTTAAAAACACTGAAGAATTTATGAACTTGTGTTAGTGATTGTGTGAACAACCCCTCGCTACTTTGTGTATCATCATCTGCAGACGTTACTTAATATCATATATACTTACCTTGTTATATATTACTCTGGTTCACTATCATTGTCATTCTAAACTTAAACCTTGAACAATAAACTACGTTTCTTGTAATCGGTCTTTCAATTCCGTATTGATGCGCTTCACAATCCTATAGCCCGGTTTTAGGTTATGGGCATGGTCGCGAACACGTTTTAAAAGTaacattgaaattgtttttttcgtGTGATGGAGGACGAAAAATTCGACCGGCATTTTCTTCCGCTGTTCGACGGTTCAAATTATGCCGCATGGAAGTACCGGATGACGGTTCTCCTGGAGGAGCACGAGCTCTTGGAGTGTGTCCGTACAGATGCGGATGAGTTGGAGGAACTCAAGGACGAAGCGGGGGACAATGCAGAGATGAAATCACAAAAAGCAAGAAATCGGCAAAAACGTGCTAAACAGGATCGTAAGTGCGATGCTTGTAGCCAGAATCCATGATTCTCAAAAAGAGTACATACACAATCAAACAAGTCCGAAGGATGTATGGGACACCCTGCAACGGGTTTTCGAAAGACGCAGCATTGCGAGCAgaattcatttgaaaaagcAAATGCTGGCTCTTCATTTGGATGGTGAAACTCTACAGCagcattttctgaaatttgatAGACTCGTTCGGGAATATCGGGCTACCGGCGCCGCGATGGACGAGATCGATATTGTTTGTCATTTGCTGTTAACGGTTGAATCTTCTTACTCGACGGTTGTTACATCATTAGAAACACTACCAGAGGAGACCCTGTCAATCGAGTTTGTGAAATGCAGGCTGCTCGACGGGGAAACAAAGAGGAAAGGTAAAAAAGTATGTACACCAAAAAATGAGGCTGCGTTTTATGGCACGAAACAAATCCCCATAAAGAAGAAGATCAAATGCTTTGGTTGTAAGCAAGATGGTCATAAATTGTCGGAGTGTCCGATGAAAACAAATGATTCCGAGAAAAGAAAAGTCAACAACAAACCGAAGGCACACGTAGccgaaaaaaataatgtatGTTTCGTCGGAGTGAATAAAAAATCATCTCCTGGACGGTTGCAAGAGCTTCGTTGGTATATAGACTCCGGTTGCTCTGACCATTTGGTTAACGATAAGACACTTTTCGAGGAGCTGACACTGCTGAAAAATCCCGTGGAAATTGCCATTGCGAAGGATGATTTGACGATTCGGGCTGAATATTCAGGCACTGTGAAAGCAATTAGTATTGTAGACGGTAAGCAAATATATTGCACGATAAATAATGTGTTATACGTGCCAGATTTACGCTGTAATCTTTTTTCGGTGATGCGCGTTGATGATGCCGGAATGACGGTAGTTTACGAAAAAGGACGAGTCGAAATTCGTAGAGGATCCGAGGTCGTTGCGTGTGGTTCGCGTGTCGGAAAACTTTATCAGCTTAATTTATGCTGCCAGAAGAGCGTTCCGAATTCCATGTTGACAAGCGGTCGGGTAACAAAAGACTTACAGTTGTGGCATAGACGTCTCGGTCACCTGAGCGCGCGCGGTATCGAAAAGATGATTCGGGACGAGATGGTGACTGGCATGAAACTGTCGCTTACCGATAAAGACAGTATCGTGTGCGAACCTTGTGTGGTTGGCAAGCAAACACGTAACCCTTTTCCAATTCGTACACAAAAACGATCGTCGCGAGTGCTCGAACTAATACATACAGATGTATGTGGTCCAGTTTCTCCAGTTGGTATCGGAGGtgcaaaatattttgtttgtttcgtgGACGACTGGAGCCATTTCCTGATGGTATTTTTGATTTCAACAAAAGATGAAGTGTTCTAGTGTTTTCAAAATCATGAAGCGGTAGTCACAGCAAAATTTGGTCAACGTATCAGCCGCTTAAGGTGTGACAACGGCGGCGAATACCGGAGCCGTCAGTTTCAGCAGTTCGTAAAGCAGAAAGGTATTGTGATGGAGTGGACGGTTCCGTATACGCCCGAACAAAACGGGGTAAGCGAGCGGATGAACCGCACACTCATAGATAAAGCCCGTGCAATGCTAGAAGATTCCAAAATTGATAAGTGTTTCTGGGGTTATGCTATTCAAACAGCTGCATATCTTTTAAATCGTAGTCCAACGAGTGCTGTCAGTGACTGTGAAACTCCGTATGAACGATGGGAAGGAATAAAGCCAGATTTGGCCAAGCTCAGAGTGTTTGGGTGTAACGTGTTCGTTCACATTCCGAAGGAAAAACGGAGCAAGCTTGATTCTAAATCGTGGAAGGGGCTTTTTCTTGGCTACGCCGTCAACGGCTATCGGATTTGGAGTTTTAGCAGGCAGCAGGTATTTCATGTTCGTGATGTCGTTTTTCTGGAAACTTTCTGTTCTCTCGAACAACGGGAGCGCTCATCGGTCGATGACGTTTTCTCAGTAGATGCGGTTGACGATACCGTTTGTGATACTGTAAACGATGGCAACAATGAAACAGAGCCGCACCATGACGTTGTAATCCGTGAGTTGGAGGAATTGGAGGATGACGATTTCACCAGTATCTGTGGAAGTGATAACTCTGCCGAGGGTGCTGATGCGGAAGCGACTAATGAAGTTGTAGATGGAAAGCGACAACGTAAAGTTCCTGTCTGGCATAAAGATTACGAAGTTGAATATGCGGCATACGCGTTGAATGCCGAATGTTTTGTGGAGGATTTGCCTAAATCACTGAACGAAGCACGAAAGGTCATGACTGGGATAAATGGCAAGTGGCTGTAAATGAAGAGATGCAGtctttgatgaaaaacaaaacatggGAGTTGACAGAGTTACCAAAAGGTCGATCTCCTGTTACATGCAAGTGGGTGTTCAAAGTAAAGAGGGGAATAGATGGGTTGCCCGATCGTTATAAAGCTCGCTTGGTAGCTAGAGGGTTTACCCAGCGTTTTGGGTTCGATTATCATGAGACATATTCTTCGGTGGCCAGATTGGACACATTGCGCACAGTTTTAGCTTTAGCGAATGAGAAGCAAATGATCGTTCACCAGATGGACGTTTGCACAGCCTTTTTAAATGGTTCACTTACTGAAGAAATTTTCATGGTGCAGCCAGAAGGGTTTGAAAGCGGTGATAATCTCGTTTGTCGTTTAAAAAGGTCTATTTACGGTTTGAAGCAAGCTTCGAAAGCGTGGAATGATCGATTTGACTAGTTTATTCGTAAGCATCTGAGTTTTCGACAAAGCTTGAACGATCACGATAAATAATGTGTTATACGTGCCAGATTTACGCTGTAATCTTTTTTCGGTGATGCGCGTTGATGATGCCGGAATGACGGTAGTTTACGAAAAAGGACGAGTCGAAATTCGTAGAGGATCCGAGGTCGTTGCGTGTGGTTCGCGTGTCGGAAAACTTTATCAGCTTAATTTATGCTGCCAGAAGAGCGTTCCGAATTCCATGTTGACAAGCGGTCGGGTAAC
It includes:
- the LOC129716976 gene encoding uncharacterized protein LOC129716976 is translated as MEKYWNHVIDLKYLGRNKIIVFLNSYTKANLFVEDKKLEKLGYKVYVPRHLCCVTGVLAGIPTDIDIREIKAEIECDCQVVDVYRFNRFRNGIKEPTTRVSVTFRANQLPEMVKLFCCTNKVRPFLQKVLFCENCHRFNHETDNCKGKQRCSRCSQIYDEKDEICTNPVKCLYCKSSDHKTTDVTCPERQKQKTIKTIIAKRSLTLVEARELVAPVLTSNVYEALAESATDPTPAESFAFMAANKHIKKPIQVTGTIPKCKIEIRERNGNGRVQTEQSYSRRNLGLITEKRSKINESRSKQDQAEMDNTEQANGWFNPHKVSDAER